The proteins below are encoded in one region of Nostoc flagelliforme CCNUN1:
- a CDS encoding tyrosine-type recombinase/integrase: MRLPPPVRLPNKHYRSREYLTPSEVRSILDAALDRKARYAHRDYTLMLMMFRHGLRVGEAVGKTCGLRWDAVMWGERQIFITREKGSDSGVHPLRDDEITLLKELREQFADSKYIFVSERGEVMSTDAVRKLLGRLAAQAGLDIKVHCHMMRHACGYYLVNQGYNTREIQDFLGHRDIKHTEKYTKLNARRFLNFDWGDL, from the coding sequence ATGAGGCTACCGCCCCCAGTTCGTCTACCCAACAAGCATTATAGGTCTAGGGAATACCTTACACCAAGTGAGGTGCGAAGTATTCTTGATGCTGCGCTCGATCGCAAAGCCCGTTATGCTCACCGTGATTATACACTGATGCTGATGATGTTCCGCCACGGTCTGAGGGTGGGGGAAGCTGTAGGTAAGACGTGCGGTTTGCGCTGGGATGCAGTGATGTGGGGCGAACGTCAGATTTTCATCACCAGGGAAAAGGGCAGTGATTCTGGGGTGCATCCTTTAAGAGATGATGAAATAACTTTGCTCAAGGAACTTAGAGAACAGTTCGCGGATAGCAAATATATTTTCGTTTCCGAGCGTGGTGAGGTGATGTCCACTGATGCGGTGCGAAAGCTGCTTGGACGACTGGCGGCACAGGCCGGGCTTGATATCAAAGTTCACTGTCACATGATGCGCCATGCCTGCGGTTACTATCTGGTGAATCAGGGTTACAACACCAGGGAAATCCAAGACTTCCTCGGACACCGCGATATCAAACACACTGAAAAATACACCAAGCTGAATGCTCGACGGTTTCTCAATTTTGATTGGGGTGATTTGTAA
- a CDS encoding response regulator: MLKIVIVEPEIFTLLGIKGAMEQSPDIEVTGDATSGKLGFQLIEQMNPDVVLVDLLLPDMSGLELTRSIKRKTNSKVVIFTNQTHSDFINSAFRHGADSYMLKSADIELIELAIKRAYFDECLLDPKLAKKLLKSLDKNRYIDPSFADKNLLDSPTERQIQVLRLLAQGLVFEQIAKEMFLSVSTVKRYASDLYSKWHVKNSYEAIKRGAMLGYIDYNLIVNE; the protein is encoded by the coding sequence ATGCTGAAAATAGTAATTGTTGAACCAGAAATATTCACGCTCTTGGGCATCAAAGGCGCTATGGAACAATCTCCAGATATAGAAGTAACTGGTGATGCCACCAGTGGAAAGCTAGGGTTTCAGTTAATTGAACAGATGAACCCTGATGTTGTGTTAGTTGATTTACTATTGCCCGATATGAGTGGTCTAGAACTGACTCGCTCAATCAAAAGGAAAACTAATAGTAAAGTGGTGATTTTTACTAATCAGACTCATTCAGATTTTATTAACTCGGCTTTCCGTCATGGGGCTGATTCTTATATGCTCAAGAGTGCTGATATAGAATTGATTGAACTAGCCATCAAGAGAGCTTACTTTGATGAATGCCTGCTTGACCCGAAGCTGGCTAAAAAACTGTTAAAAAGCCTTGATAAAAATAGATATATTGACCCTAGTTTTGCTGATAAAAACTTGCTTGACTCTCCCACCGAACGACAAATACAAGTCCTGCGTTTACTGGCTCAAGGTTTAGTTTTTGAACAGATTGCCAAAGAAATGTTTCTCTCTGTTAGTACAGTCAAACGTTATGCCAGTGATTTGTACAGTAAATGGCACGTCAAGAACAGTTATGAGGCGATAAAAAGAGGGGCGATGCTTGGTTATATAGACTATAACTTGATTGTGAATGAATAA
- a CDS encoding P-loop NTPase family protein: protein MNYLTDKHKQLSESQQSLFMKWFGQLPMDKKAVAIGLSLTVGISSAAMAWKGTSSDRIYFCIKTPLKTLTCSDKNGRPFRMTPFYWQQWKSDGMPRQVVRDPAMGVNGLVKATNPYKPFWGFGGFLGFALAGWMLRHCQSEEKQRAVFEDIALHRDAAKAEMAARSELLESYRDVAFAEVQLQADLDLIANDRTVDIQKAEIYAHTEIEVTQMEATDAIFEAQTAGMTEEQKAEYILQLRSMKTPYLQGSQTLQGTIDPNDKVTGDEQGAIAPGATPTGDYLHPSEGLALNTLQALARADSSTALVAAPGSGKSVTLNYLIGKILADCPSADIWVISAKNDSFCGLREKERVIVFDGENPDLAKDVIDSFYQSYKLRKQLPESQRESLPPLILILDDWLVIADSLSKLYSDWNYGSKLLDVLLIGREFNTKFIASLQSFNLAALGIEKMDAQTRMCLNLLLLGNKYIKNSREQESYGVLELILNRGDIIPGKQEREQIKSKYLDIKAVSYKNLRPVMIASVGGFVVALMPKLSNQVNPIASEQEYLDRVFHLEFNLNAAHNVHQKPLSEVAKKIYEYFQNVKNKTPKTLRDLKKADRLSGYSESELSDGLAELVKTQKINSDGNDSYSLPDW from the coding sequence ATGAATTATTTAACCGACAAACATAAACAGTTATCTGAGTCACAACAATCTCTTTTTATGAAGTGGTTCGGACAGTTGCCGATGGACAAGAAAGCTGTTGCCATTGGATTGAGTTTAACTGTGGGTATTAGCTCGGCTGCGATGGCTTGGAAAGGAACCAGCAGCGATCGGATCTACTTCTGCATTAAAACCCCTTTGAAAACATTGACCTGCTCAGACAAGAATGGACGACCTTTCAGGATGACCCCATTTTATTGGCAACAGTGGAAGAGTGATGGAATGCCGCGCCAAGTTGTGCGTGACCCAGCTATGGGGGTTAATGGGTTGGTAAAAGCGACTAACCCATATAAACCGTTTTGGGGGTTTGGGGGATTCCTGGGGTTTGCGCTTGCGGGGTGGATGCTGCGGCACTGCCAATCGGAAGAGAAGCAGAGAGCAGTTTTTGAAGACATCGCCCTTCATCGGGATGCTGCAAAAGCTGAGATGGCCGCACGTTCCGAGTTGTTAGAGAGTTACAGAGATGTTGCGTTCGCAGAAGTGCAATTACAAGCTGACCTGGATCTAATCGCCAATGACCGCACTGTTGACATACAAAAAGCCGAGATTTACGCCCACACTGAAATTGAAGTTACCCAAATGGAGGCAACTGACGCTATTTTTGAGGCGCAAACGGCTGGGATGACCGAAGAACAGAAGGCGGAGTACATTTTGCAGCTACGGTCGATGAAAACGCCTTATCTACAAGGGAGTCAGACTTTACAAGGGACGATTGACCCGAACGACAAGGTTACTGGGGATGAACAGGGCGCAATCGCACCGGGAGCAACCCCAACAGGTGATTACCTTCACCCATCAGAAGGTCTTGCCCTAAATACTTTGCAAGCCCTAGCCAGAGCAGATAGTTCCACTGCTTTAGTCGCCGCGCCGGGAAGCGGTAAATCAGTAACCCTCAATTATTTGATTGGGAAAATCTTGGCAGATTGCCCCAGTGCGGATATCTGGGTAATTAGTGCTAAGAATGATAGTTTCTGCGGTTTACGGGAGAAAGAGAGAGTAATCGTCTTTGACGGGGAAAACCCAGACCTAGCTAAAGATGTAATTGATAGCTTTTACCAGAGCTACAAACTAAGAAAACAGCTACCAGAATCACAGCGCGAATCCTTACCGCCATTGATTCTAATTTTGGATGATTGGTTAGTAATTGCTGACTCCTTAAGCAAGCTTTACTCTGATTGGAATTATGGGAGTAAATTACTTGATGTTTTGCTGATTGGTAGAGAGTTTAATACTAAGTTTATTGCTTCTCTACAGTCTTTTAATCTGGCAGCATTGGGCATTGAAAAGATGGATGCTCAAACTCGGATGTGCCTCAACTTACTGCTGTTAGGTAACAAGTACATTAAGAACTCTAGAGAGCAAGAATCTTATGGGGTGCTGGAGTTGATTTTAAATAGAGGTGACATTATCCCAGGTAAGCAAGAACGGGAGCAAATTAAATCTAAATACTTGGATATTAAAGCAGTCTCTTATAAAAACTTGCGCCCAGTTATGATTGCTTCCGTTGGGGGTTTTGTTGTGGCATTAATGCCAAAATTATCTAATCAAGTTAACCCGATTGCTTCGGAGCAGGAATATCTAGATAGAGTATTTCACCTAGAATTTAATTTAAATGCTGCTCACAATGTACATCAAAAACCATTATCTGAAGTAGCTAAAAAGATTTATGAATACTTCCAGAATGTCAAGAATAAAACGCCAAAAACATTACGCGATTTGAAGAAAGCAGACAGGTTATCTGGTTATTCAGAGTCAGAATTAAGTGATGGGTTAGCTGAATTAGTTAAGACTCAAAAGATAAATTCTGATGGCAATGATAGCTACTCTCTGCCTGACTGGTGA
- a CDS encoding pentapeptide repeat-containing protein, with the protein MGKLQNKYTDWLKKLINKNKLTISLLATVVIIYILYQFNWSGFGEDSNKSVTIKEVINPKDGKFIKLTETTEYFQSGKTFWDWLGLAGTLAIPIVLFQFERREQKRADNQAEAEKQRVEKQAEAEKQKAEKEAELEKAIADNNLREEALEAYINRMSELLLEKNLNVSDPSRGDTAFDVARARTLSVLRRLDKDGERKGSVIQFLIDTELISKLNLSDTNLDGAILTNADLSDAKLIRAKLTSAKLTNAILTNAHLDDAIFDDANINSATLDNASLTRASFMHTNLIQAQISHGQLMYANFAGANLADANLIRANLAGANLAGANLDGANLQRAENISIDQIKSANNWEKAKYDEDFRTKLGFPPEDAK; encoded by the coding sequence ATGGGGAAGTTACAGAATAAATACACCGATTGGCTGAAAAAATTAATTAATAAGAATAAACTAACTATAAGCTTGTTAGCTACAGTTGTAATTATTTATATTCTTTATCAATTTAACTGGAGTGGTTTTGGTGAGGACTCCAATAAATCAGTAACTATAAAGGAAGTAATAAATCCTAAAGATGGAAAATTTATAAAACTTACAGAGACAACAGAGTATTTTCAATCAGGTAAAACATTTTGGGATTGGTTAGGTTTAGCTGGTACATTAGCAATTCCAATTGTGTTATTCCAATTTGAGCGTAGGGAACAAAAACGAGCAGATAATCAAGCTGAAGCAGAAAAACAAAGGGTAGAAAAACAAGCTGAAGCAGAAAAACAAAAGGCAGAAAAAGAAGCTGAATTAGAAAAAGCAATAGCAGATAACAATTTACGAGAAGAAGCATTAGAAGCTTATATTAACCGGATGTCAGAGCTATTGCTTGAGAAAAATTTGAACGTTTCAGACCCTTCACGAGGAGATACAGCATTCGATGTAGCACGCGCTAGAACTTTGTCGGTACTACGGAGGTTAGATAAAGATGGAGAACGCAAAGGGAGTGTTATTCAATTTCTAATTGATACAGAACTTATAAGTAAATTGAATCTCAGCGATACGAACCTGGATGGTGCCATCCTCACAAATGCCGACCTTAGTGATGCGAAACTCATACGTGCCAAACTTACAAGTGCCAAACTTACAAATGCCATTCTTACAAATGCCCATCTTGATGATGCCATCTTTGATGATGCCAACATCAATAGTGCCACCCTCGATAATGCTAGCCTCACACGCGCCAGTTTCATGCACACCAACCTCATACAAGCCCAGATTTCACACGGGCAACTCATGTATGCAAACTTTGCAGGTGCTAATCTTGCAGATGCTAACCTCATACGTGCTAACCTTGCGGGTGCTAACCTTGCAGGTGCTAACCTCGACGGTGCCAACCTTCAACGTGCTGAAAACATAAGTATTGACCAAATTAAATCTGCCAATAATTGGGAGAAAGCAAAATACGATGAGGATTTTCGTACCAAATTGGGTTTCCCACCAGAGGATGCTAAGTAG